In one window of Gossypium hirsutum isolate 1008001.06 chromosome A01, Gossypium_hirsutum_v2.1, whole genome shotgun sequence DNA:
- the LOC107892174 gene encoding UPF0481 protein At3g47200 isoform X1, which translates to MQEFQKLVLGLKKTVQGWKMEAQSGRSNENVVINVGSLCSLKVELSDACLSMPLSYCIFKTPTIQFRHKETSFLPNCFSIEPMHHGKQNLLATEKIKVKYLKALRVRVIGSRYETMSEQSKEIEEQNVLSDWIDSVEMIKEEASSCYAGRDFAAELGDEFVKTMLLDGVFVIELFRKDAEVVKPEPDDPIFSMSSMLQYLHHDLILLENQIPWLVLDLLYEKTRLPCETKSLIELALMFFANTFTSHPPPINTSRFKHEDIKHILDLLRSSLVLPFQESEKKNESSWQPIRSITMLKDAGVKFMKAVPELDSVLDIRFRDGCLTIPSLLIQETTETIFRNLIAYEQCLPKCQPIFTCYAKLLDNLIDTTNNMEILCKREIFDNWLSPDDATQFFNNLYNDTFVKEFYYSELCNKLDCHCKRMWPRWRAYYVQNYFSKPWAIAAQIYAVVMLVLTVWQTYIKN; encoded by the exons ATGCAAGAGTTTCAGAAGTTGGTTTTGGGGTTGAAGAAAACAGTTCAAG GCTGGAAAATGGAGGCACAAAGTGGAAGATCAAATGAAAACGTTGTCATTAATGTTGGATCATTGTGTTCTCTGAAGGTTGAGCTAAGCGATGCTTGTTTATCCATGCCCCTAAGCTACTGCATCTTCAAAACCCCAACCATACAGTTCAGGCACAAAGAGACCTCTTTTCTCCCCAATTGTTTCTCCATTGAGCCAATGCACCATGGAAAACAAAACTTGTTAGCCACTGAGAAAATCAAAGTCAAGTACTTGAAGGCTCTCCGTGTCAGGGTGATCGGTAGTCGCTATGAAACGATGTCCGAACAATCCAAAGAGATTGAAGAACAGAATGTTTTATCTGATTGGATTGATTCTGTTGAGATGATTAAGGAAGAGGCCAGTTCTTGCTATGCAGGCCGTGATTTTGCAGCAGAATTGGGTGATGAGTTCGTTAAAACAATGCTGCTAGATGGTGTCTTCGTTATCGAGCTGTTTCGTAAAGATGCGGAAGTGGTGAAGCCAGAGCCGGACGACCCGATTTTCTCCATGTCATCTATGCTGCAATATCTACACCATGACTTGATTTTGTTAGAGAATCAAATCCCCTGGTTAGTGCTTGATCTCTTGTATGAAAAAACTAGGCTCCCTTGTGAAACCAAGTCCTTGATTGAGCTCGCCCTCATGTTCTTTGCTAATACCTTCACTTCTCATCCCCCTCCTATAAATACAAGCCGCTTCAAACACGAAGATATCAAGCATATTCTTGATTTGTTAAGATCATCCTTGGTGTTACCATTCCaagaatcagaaaaaaaaaacgaatCCAGCTGGCAGCCGATTCGTTCCATCACTATGCTCAAAGACGCAGGTGTAAAATTCATGAAAGCTGTACCAGAACTAGACAGCGTCTTGGACATAAGGTTTAGAGATGGTTGTCTCACAATCCCATCATTGCTGATCCAAGAGACGACTGAAACGATCTTCCGGAACCTGATCGCGTACGAGCAATGTTTGCCTAAATGTCAACCTATATTCACTTGCTATGCTAAGCTCCTCGATAACCTCATTGACACCACCAACAACATGGAGATACTGTGCAAGAGGGAGATCTTCGACAACTGGTTGAGTCCCGACGATGCAACCCAGTTTTTCAATAATCTTTATAATGATACTTTTGTCAAGGAATTCTATTATTCCGAACTTTGTAATAAACTCGATTGTCATTGTAAACGGATGTGGCCTCGATGGCGAGCATACTATGTGCAAAACTATTTCAGCAAGCCTTGGGCTATCGCTGCTCAAATTTATGCTGTTGTCATGTTGGTTCTCACAGTGTGGCAAACATACATAAAAAATTGA
- the LOC107892174 gene encoding UPF0481 protein At3g47200 isoform X2 has translation MEAQSGRSNENVVINVGSLCSLKVELSDACLSMPLSYCIFKTPTIQFRHKETSFLPNCFSIEPMHHGKQNLLATEKIKVKYLKALRVRVIGSRYETMSEQSKEIEEQNVLSDWIDSVEMIKEEASSCYAGRDFAAELGDEFVKTMLLDGVFVIELFRKDAEVVKPEPDDPIFSMSSMLQYLHHDLILLENQIPWLVLDLLYEKTRLPCETKSLIELALMFFANTFTSHPPPINTSRFKHEDIKHILDLLRSSLVLPFQESEKKNESSWQPIRSITMLKDAGVKFMKAVPELDSVLDIRFRDGCLTIPSLLIQETTETIFRNLIAYEQCLPKCQPIFTCYAKLLDNLIDTTNNMEILCKREIFDNWLSPDDATQFFNNLYNDTFVKEFYYSELCNKLDCHCKRMWPRWRAYYVQNYFSKPWAIAAQIYAVVMLVLTVWQTYIKN, from the coding sequence ATGGAGGCACAAAGTGGAAGATCAAATGAAAACGTTGTCATTAATGTTGGATCATTGTGTTCTCTGAAGGTTGAGCTAAGCGATGCTTGTTTATCCATGCCCCTAAGCTACTGCATCTTCAAAACCCCAACCATACAGTTCAGGCACAAAGAGACCTCTTTTCTCCCCAATTGTTTCTCCATTGAGCCAATGCACCATGGAAAACAAAACTTGTTAGCCACTGAGAAAATCAAAGTCAAGTACTTGAAGGCTCTCCGTGTCAGGGTGATCGGTAGTCGCTATGAAACGATGTCCGAACAATCCAAAGAGATTGAAGAACAGAATGTTTTATCTGATTGGATTGATTCTGTTGAGATGATTAAGGAAGAGGCCAGTTCTTGCTATGCAGGCCGTGATTTTGCAGCAGAATTGGGTGATGAGTTCGTTAAAACAATGCTGCTAGATGGTGTCTTCGTTATCGAGCTGTTTCGTAAAGATGCGGAAGTGGTGAAGCCAGAGCCGGACGACCCGATTTTCTCCATGTCATCTATGCTGCAATATCTACACCATGACTTGATTTTGTTAGAGAATCAAATCCCCTGGTTAGTGCTTGATCTCTTGTATGAAAAAACTAGGCTCCCTTGTGAAACCAAGTCCTTGATTGAGCTCGCCCTCATGTTCTTTGCTAATACCTTCACTTCTCATCCCCCTCCTATAAATACAAGCCGCTTCAAACACGAAGATATCAAGCATATTCTTGATTTGTTAAGATCATCCTTGGTGTTACCATTCCaagaatcagaaaaaaaaaacgaatCCAGCTGGCAGCCGATTCGTTCCATCACTATGCTCAAAGACGCAGGTGTAAAATTCATGAAAGCTGTACCAGAACTAGACAGCGTCTTGGACATAAGGTTTAGAGATGGTTGTCTCACAATCCCATCATTGCTGATCCAAGAGACGACTGAAACGATCTTCCGGAACCTGATCGCGTACGAGCAATGTTTGCCTAAATGTCAACCTATATTCACTTGCTATGCTAAGCTCCTCGATAACCTCATTGACACCACCAACAACATGGAGATACTGTGCAAGAGGGAGATCTTCGACAACTGGTTGAGTCCCGACGATGCAACCCAGTTTTTCAATAATCTTTATAATGATACTTTTGTCAAGGAATTCTATTATTCCGAACTTTGTAATAAACTCGATTGTCATTGTAAACGGATGTGGCCTCGATGGCGAGCATACTATGTGCAAAACTATTTCAGCAAGCCTTGGGCTATCGCTGCTCAAATTTATGCTGTTGTCATGTTGGTTCTCACAGTGTGGCAAACATACATAAAAAATTGA